The proteins below come from a single Chitinophaga pinensis DSM 2588 genomic window:
- a CDS encoding DUF3072 domain-containing protein, whose protein sequence is MANKDDVNNNNQGNAVKDPDQWTTGDEPMTGAQRSYLHTLATEAKEEFDENMTKAEASKKIEELQQQTGRGLKQDSE, encoded by the coding sequence ATGGCAAACAAAGATGATGTAAACAACAATAATCAGGGCAATGCAGTTAAAGACCCTGACCAATGGACGACAGGTGACGAACCAATGACAGGTGCTCAGCGGTCTTACCTACACACATTAGCTACAGAGGCAAAAGAGGAGTTCGATGAAAACATGACAAAAGCGGAAGCATCAAAGAAAATTGAGGAATTACAGCAACAAACAGGCAGAGGGCTCAAACAAGATAGCGAATGA
- a CDS encoding alpha/beta fold hydrolase, translating to MKKLLSLLFAIAFLLPARSNTIQDSKPAAPPANFKHAYAKVNGINIHYVIGGSGEPLVLLHGFGQNWYMWNRLLPELSKHFTVIAPDLPGLGESGKPAGGYDKKTMATYIHGVVKELGYNHIKLAGHDIGLMVAYAYAAQYSDEVTKLALMDALLPGVEPVWSQVKGAAWWFGFFSFPASGELVAGRERLFLTNFWPVVGHAKDPFTPEEVNEFVRAYSTKGSTTGAFHWFGAFEQDAKDNQEFMKTKLKMPLLAMGGEYFGAAFLEDHCKLVAEHVRGANIKGSGHWVVQENTAQVQKELLDFFLDKK from the coding sequence ATGAAAAAACTACTATCGCTTTTATTTGCCATTGCCTTTTTACTGCCAGCCCGTAGTAATACCATACAGGACAGCAAACCAGCCGCTCCTCCGGCTAATTTTAAACACGCTTACGCAAAAGTCAATGGTATAAATATTCACTACGTGATCGGCGGCTCAGGTGAACCACTTGTCTTACTGCACGGATTTGGCCAGAACTGGTACATGTGGAACCGTTTATTACCTGAATTATCCAAACATTTTACTGTAATAGCACCTGACCTCCCGGGCCTGGGTGAATCCGGTAAACCCGCTGGTGGCTATGATAAAAAAACAATGGCTACTTATATTCATGGCGTGGTAAAAGAACTCGGCTACAACCACATCAAACTGGCAGGACACGATATTGGTCTGATGGTGGCCTATGCTTATGCCGCACAGTATTCAGATGAAGTAACAAAACTCGCATTAATGGATGCATTGTTACCTGGCGTTGAACCAGTATGGAGTCAGGTAAAAGGAGCAGCCTGGTGGTTTGGCTTCTTCTCCTTCCCTGCTTCAGGCGAATTGGTAGCTGGCAGGGAACGTTTATTCCTTACTAATTTCTGGCCGGTAGTCGGACATGCAAAAGATCCGTTTACCCCTGAAGAAGTGAATGAATTTGTAAGAGCTTATTCTACAAAAGGATCAACAACGGGCGCATTCCATTGGTTCGGCGCCTTCGAGCAGGACGCTAAGGACAATCAGGAGTTCATGAAAACCAAGTTGAAAATGCCTTTGCTCGCTATGGGCGGTGAATACTTTGGCGCTGCTTTCCTGGAGGATCATTGTAAATTGGTAGCAGAACACGTACGGGGTGCTAATATCAAGGGATCAGGCCATTGGGTAGTACAGGAGAATACCGCACAGGTGCAAAAGGAATTATTGGATTTTTTTCTTGATAAAAAATAG
- a CDS encoding alpha/beta hydrolase — protein sequence MEKTSLKTVVFITGAFVHHSCWDDWKSHFESKGYRTIVPPWPHKNASAEALRNSHPNRDIAAIRLSALTDYYDHIVRALPEKPILVGHSIGGLITQLLLQRGLAQSGVAIHSVPPQGIMTFKFSFLKAGWGPLGFFTPAGKSFLMSFDQWKYAFTNGMDCEVQKEAYYHYTIPESKLIVRDTITASAKVNFDNPHVPLLLTAGSEDHTIPASLNYANYKKYHKSNSITDYKEFKGRNHFVLGQTTWKEDADYILEWLSKHS from the coding sequence ATGGAAAAAACTAGTCTTAAAACCGTCGTTTTCATTACCGGCGCCTTCGTTCACCACAGTTGCTGGGATGATTGGAAAAGTCATTTCGAAAGCAAGGGGTATCGGACGATCGTACCTCCCTGGCCACATAAAAATGCCTCGGCTGAAGCATTGCGTAATAGTCATCCTAACCGGGATATTGCAGCGATCAGACTCTCGGCATTAACCGATTATTATGATCATATCGTTAGGGCATTACCTGAAAAACCTATTCTGGTCGGCCATTCAATAGGTGGTCTTATTACCCAGCTGCTGTTACAAAGGGGACTGGCCCAATCGGGGGTAGCCATTCATTCAGTGCCACCACAGGGAATAATGACATTCAAATTTTCATTTCTGAAAGCAGGCTGGGGACCACTCGGTTTTTTTACGCCCGCCGGTAAGTCCTTTCTGATGTCTTTCGACCAATGGAAATATGCTTTTACCAATGGAATGGATTGTGAAGTGCAGAAAGAAGCATACTACCATTATACTATCCCGGAATCAAAGCTGATCGTACGGGATACCATTACTGCCTCGGCGAAGGTGAACTTTGACAATCCGCATGTACCCTTGTTACTGACTGCCGGTAGTGAAGACCATACGATCCCCGCTTCACTGAACTACGCGAATTATAAAAAATACCATAAAAGTAACTCCATAACAGACTATAAAGAGTTCAAAGGCAGAAATCATTTCGTATTGGGTCAGACCACATGGAAAGAAGATGCAGACTATATACTGGAATGGTTAAGTAAACACTCCTGA
- a CDS encoding Crp/Fnr family transcriptional regulator: MTESLSKSLAFGGVLNAAEISKVAGAFVLRQLKAGDHFIQQYQRGSEMAFIDEGVARVYISADDLREATMHFLRANQFAMDIPSFYEDLPATVSIQAVTNLKMLVIDRATWYDLCDQVPKLFMLAKMIGEVTFLNKIKDADYLRFGTAKEKYAEFVSRYPDLALSVPLQYIASYLQITPQSLSRLRKRG, translated from the coding sequence ATGACAGAAAGCTTATCAAAAAGCCTGGCGTTTGGCGGAGTATTAAATGCAGCGGAGATCAGCAAGGTCGCTGGTGCTTTTGTACTTCGTCAGCTAAAGGCGGGTGATCATTTTATCCAGCAGTATCAGCGGGGCTCAGAAATGGCGTTTATTGACGAAGGCGTAGCACGGGTATATATCAGTGCGGATGATCTCCGTGAAGCAACTATGCACTTTCTACGGGCGAACCAGTTCGCGATGGATATTCCGAGTTTTTATGAAGACCTGCCTGCCACCGTTAGTATACAGGCGGTTACTAATTTGAAAATGCTGGTAATAGACCGCGCTACATGGTACGACTTATGTGATCAGGTGCCGAAGTTATTTATGCTGGCAAAAATGATTGGCGAAGTTACTTTTCTTAACAAGATCAAAGACGCTGATTATCTGCGCTTTGGCACGGCTAAAGAGAAATATGCCGAGTTCGTCAGCAGATATCCTGATCTGGCGCTTTCTGTCCCCTTACAGTACATCGCATCTTATCTCCAGATCACGCCACAGTCATTAAGCCGCCTCCGGAAAAGAGGATAG
- a CDS encoding histidine kinase dimerization/phosphoacceptor domain -containing protein — protein MSRIYLNQVFGDKKETLMDTVIDIIDHAIRLSDTLHLKRFRLEGMLMKGEAYLVKGDIPEGEKRFFELAAIYHKDGDINAEAHTLVWLAMNLKWEKKDTSRIPALYDKAITLYKKVGSVDGEADVRMQLADYRLLLKQFNLAERELLQALALFRQTGNKKVSNVYYLLSVVDRYRGAYEKSLLYATKCVETTAQNTDTLDVCLFYGELALVYDELGRREESVYWYRKTLQMRIQGNIDRAVIFRTASFIISQLIKLNRKKEALALMDSLVMGGPPQTKYEKAVVAQNYAYCYDALKQYAVAEQYFLQMAGYLKDHSFDAEEVILSNKDIGRFYLQRKQFEKAHIYLNKVLPDKWQLRLTDQRELFRMLFIADSALGNYTTAIKDLQQYQSINDSLYNERKSRQIEELIIQYETDKKEQNIRLLEKEKRIQQNELLKEHNTRRWIIGATFLLIIIIGLLLNYSRLKTRTNRELKAQQKLIEKKNESLQHLVGEKEWLVKEIHHRVKNNFHMVMGLLHTQAAYLHGEEARQAITESQQRIRAMSLVHQRLYQSEDLSAINMVEYIHELIDCLKDSLHTGRAIQFNLQIDPVNLNVTNCIPIGLILNEAVTNAIKHAFPNKEGRIDISLKRMNQDHFLLIVKDNGIGLPPDFDGTKQASMGMKLMQGLSDDLDASFQVNNNNGTEILLEFIV, from the coding sequence ATGAGCAGAATTTACCTCAATCAGGTCTTCGGCGATAAAAAGGAGACGCTGATGGATACAGTGATCGATATTATTGATCATGCGATCAGATTGAGTGACACACTTCATTTAAAGCGGTTCCGGCTTGAAGGCATGTTAATGAAAGGGGAAGCTTATCTTGTCAAAGGAGATATTCCTGAAGGCGAAAAACGTTTTTTTGAGTTGGCAGCTATCTATCATAAGGATGGCGATATTAATGCAGAAGCGCATACCCTCGTATGGCTGGCGATGAATCTGAAATGGGAGAAAAAAGATACCAGCAGGATTCCTGCTTTGTATGATAAGGCGATCACATTATATAAAAAGGTCGGTAGTGTTGATGGAGAGGCCGACGTACGTATGCAGCTGGCAGATTATCGTTTACTATTGAAGCAATTTAATTTAGCAGAGAGGGAACTACTGCAGGCGTTAGCACTTTTCCGGCAGACAGGGAACAAAAAAGTATCAAATGTGTATTATCTTCTTTCCGTTGTCGACAGGTATCGCGGTGCGTATGAAAAATCACTCTTATATGCAACGAAGTGCGTTGAAACCACAGCGCAAAATACTGATACCCTGGATGTGTGTTTGTTTTACGGAGAGCTTGCCCTTGTTTATGATGAACTGGGGCGTAGGGAAGAAAGCGTTTACTGGTACAGGAAAACGCTGCAAATGAGGATTCAGGGCAATATAGATAGAGCCGTGATATTCAGAACGGCCAGCTTTATCATCTCTCAGTTGATTAAGCTAAACAGAAAGAAAGAGGCCCTTGCTTTAATGGATAGCCTGGTAATGGGAGGACCGCCACAAACAAAATATGAAAAGGCGGTTGTTGCACAGAATTATGCTTATTGTTATGATGCGTTGAAACAGTATGCCGTAGCAGAACAATACTTTCTGCAAATGGCCGGATATCTTAAAGACCATTCCTTTGATGCGGAAGAGGTTATCCTGAGTAACAAGGATATTGGACGATTCTATTTGCAACGGAAGCAGTTTGAAAAAGCACATATTTACCTGAATAAGGTGCTGCCTGACAAGTGGCAACTCCGCTTAACAGATCAGCGGGAATTGTTTAGGATGCTGTTTATCGCCGATTCTGCACTGGGTAATTACACGACTGCTATTAAAGACCTGCAGCAATACCAGTCTATAAATGATTCGCTTTACAATGAACGGAAAAGCAGGCAGATAGAAGAACTGATCATTCAATACGAGACAGATAAAAAAGAACAAAATATCCGCTTACTGGAAAAGGAGAAAAGGATACAGCAAAATGAACTGCTAAAAGAACATAATACAAGACGCTGGATAATAGGAGCGACATTTTTGCTGATCATTATAATAGGATTGCTGTTAAATTACTCCCGGTTAAAAACCAGGACAAACAGGGAGCTCAAGGCCCAGCAGAAGTTGATTGAGAAGAAAAACGAGTCATTACAGCATCTGGTCGGGGAAAAAGAATGGTTAGTGAAAGAGATCCATCATCGTGTGAAAAATAATTTTCACATGGTAATGGGACTTTTGCATACACAGGCAGCTTACCTCCATGGAGAGGAGGCCCGGCAGGCAATAACAGAGAGTCAGCAGCGTATACGGGCCATGTCCCTAGTACACCAGCGACTCTATCAGTCAGAAGACCTGTCAGCCATTAACATGGTGGAATATATTCATGAACTGATAGATTGCCTGAAAGACAGTTTGCATACCGGACGTGCCATTCAGTTTAACCTTCAGATAGACCCCGTAAACCTGAACGTGACAAATTGTATCCCGATTGGCCTGATTCTGAATGAAGCAGTGACGAATGCGATTAAACATGCTTTTCCGAATAAAGAAGGGCGGATTGACATTTCATTGAAACGAATGAATCAGGACCATTTCCTGCTTATTGTAAAAGACAATGGAATTGGACTGCCGCCGGATTTTGACGGAACAAAGCAGGCTTCAATGGGCATGAAACTGATGCAGGGACTAAGTGACGACCTTGATGCCAGTTTTCAGGTAAACAATAATAACGGAACAGAAATATTGCTTGAATTTATCGTATGA
- a CDS encoding NAD-dependent epimerase/dehydratase family protein: MTKEVLLTGVSGFLGSHTTIQLLNKGYKVTGTLRNASRISELQQIIGKHTPYINNLTFVEADLSDEKIWQELTSGKDFIQHVASPFPLVSPKNEDDVIQPAKQGTLAILKAAANNNVKRVVLTSSSSSVLHGKPRGKENGTFDESVWADENNRADLNTYYRSKVITEKAAWEYVKQHAPQMELVTVLPGAILGPALENDYGNSAGIILKMMDGSLPAMPQIGFDIADVRSVADLLILAMEKPAAAGQRFLGTSGFLTMKEIAVILRKKYPARKIPKGQLPVWFTHLLSWFDKSLQPVMLDLGKTRKANSAKARKMLGWEPINNEDAIISCSESLLSLDLIK, encoded by the coding sequence ATGACAAAAGAAGTATTACTGACAGGCGTTTCCGGCTTCCTGGGATCTCACACGACGATTCAGCTCTTAAATAAAGGTTACAAGGTTACAGGCACACTTCGGAATGCCAGCCGTATCAGCGAATTACAACAAATTATTGGTAAACATACCCCCTACATTAACAATCTCACCTTTGTGGAGGCGGACCTGTCTGATGAAAAAATCTGGCAGGAATTAACCAGTGGCAAAGATTTCATTCAACACGTTGCTTCACCGTTCCCGTTAGTCTCACCCAAAAATGAGGACGATGTCATTCAACCGGCTAAACAAGGAACGCTTGCCATACTCAAGGCAGCCGCTAACAATAACGTTAAACGCGTTGTACTGACTTCGTCTTCCAGTAGCGTACTGCATGGTAAACCACGAGGAAAAGAAAATGGTACTTTTGACGAATCCGTCTGGGCCGACGAAAATAACCGTGCAGACCTGAATACCTACTACCGCAGTAAAGTCATAACAGAGAAAGCTGCCTGGGAATACGTGAAACAGCACGCTCCGCAAATGGAACTGGTGACGGTACTGCCAGGCGCTATACTAGGTCCCGCATTGGAAAATGACTACGGAAATTCAGCAGGGATCATCCTGAAGATGATGGATGGGAGTTTACCTGCCATGCCGCAGATAGGATTTGATATAGCAGATGTCAGGTCCGTAGCTGATCTGTTAATACTTGCGATGGAGAAACCTGCCGCCGCCGGACAACGTTTCCTCGGCACATCCGGATTTTTGACTATGAAAGAGATTGCTGTTATATTGCGTAAGAAGTACCCTGCGAGGAAGATTCCTAAGGGGCAGTTGCCGGTTTGGTTTACGCATCTGCTGAGCTGGTTCGACAAATCATTGCAACCGGTAATGCTTGACCTGGGTAAAACACGTAAAGCGAATAGCGCCAAAGCAAGGAAAATGCTCGGCTGGGAACCAATCAATAACGAAGATGCAATCATCTCCTGCTCGGAAAGCCTGCTTTCCCTGGATCTCATAAAATAG